In one window of Halorubrum sp. BV1 DNA:
- a CDS encoding NADP-dependent phosphogluconate dehydrogenase, whose product MELGVIGLGRMGQIVVNRSMDAGHDVVAFDLSAEATATAAENGAEPADSVADLCDRLTGEGGERDDDGGKRIWLMVPAGDAVDATLADLEPHLDGDDVVVDGGNSRFHESVRRAEETDAAYLDCGTSGGPASAEEGFSLMVGGPAWAYEAMVPVFDAVATGRDGHDRMGAAGSGHYVKMVHNGVEYALMQAYGEGFELLTEGRYDLDMESVARTWNNGAVIRSWLLELCEEAFREEGSDLGDVADHVAGGSTGTWTVEEALEQEVPVPLIYQALAERFDSRNEGRFSRRLANRLRYGFGRHEVARR is encoded by the coding sequence ATGGAACTCGGCGTCATCGGACTCGGACGGATGGGACAGATCGTCGTGAACCGCTCGATGGACGCGGGCCACGACGTGGTCGCGTTCGACCTCTCGGCGGAGGCGACCGCGACGGCGGCGGAGAACGGCGCGGAGCCGGCGGACTCGGTTGCCGACCTCTGTGACCGGCTCACCGGGGAGGGCGGTGAGCGCGACGACGACGGCGGCAAGCGGATCTGGCTCATGGTGCCCGCCGGCGACGCGGTCGACGCCACGCTCGCCGACCTTGAACCGCACCTCGACGGCGACGACGTGGTCGTCGACGGCGGGAACTCGCGGTTCCACGAGTCGGTCCGCCGCGCCGAGGAGACGGACGCCGCGTACCTCGACTGCGGCACGTCGGGCGGGCCGGCCAGCGCGGAGGAGGGGTTCTCGCTCATGGTCGGCGGCCCGGCGTGGGCTTACGAGGCGATGGTCCCCGTCTTCGACGCGGTGGCGACGGGGCGAGACGGCCACGACCGGATGGGCGCGGCCGGGTCGGGTCACTACGTGAAGATGGTGCACAACGGCGTCGAGTACGCGCTGATGCAGGCGTACGGCGAGGGATTCGAACTTCTCACAGAGGGCCGGTACGACCTCGACATGGAGTCCGTCGCGCGGACGTGGAACAACGGCGCGGTGATCCGGTCGTGGCTTCTCGAACTCTGCGAGGAGGCGTTCCGCGAGGAGGGGTCCGACCTCGGCGACGTCGCCGACCACGTCGCCGGCGGCTCGACGGGGACGTGGACCGTCGAGGAGGCGCTCGAACAGGAGGTTCCGGTGCCGCTCATCTATCAGGCGCTCGCAGAGCGGTTCGACTCCCGGAACGAGGGCCGGTTCTCTCGGCGGCTCGCGAACCGACTCCGGTACGGGTTCGGTCGCCACGAGGTCGCGCGGCGCTGA
- the gcvPB gene encoding aminomethyl-transferring glycine dehydrogenase subunit GcvPB has protein sequence MIHDQARYTREDEAVHEPLLSEKTEETVDVSDASPLPDDLTRESLTLPAPSEPEVARHYTRLSQMNWAIDSGPYPLGSCTMKYNPKFTEDVAADPNAAVHPDRSGRSVQGILELQYRLQEFLGDIGGMDAVTLQPPAGAAGELTGILVAKAYHEHHGNDRSEVVIPASAHGTNFATAATAGYDVVELPSGEDGRVDVEALEAAVGDDTAALMLTNPNTVGLFERDITEIADIVHDAGGLLYYDGANLNALLGRGRPGDMGFDVMHYNVHKTFATPHGGGGPGAGPVGVVDELAEFLPTPRVRKTEGNGGYERFEPENTIGKVHGFAGNWLVLIKAYAYIARLGDEGLADAAAKAVLNANYLAERIDLDVPYGPFHHEFAATAGDRDAADVAKRMLDFGVHPPTTKWPEMVPEAMLTEPTEIEGKSSLDDLAEAFNLAYADTDEALSTSPNRTAAGRIDQVGAARSPRLSWQALEEE, from the coding sequence TTGATCCACGATCAGGCGCGGTACACGCGCGAGGACGAGGCCGTTCACGAGCCGCTGCTCTCGGAGAAAACGGAGGAGACCGTCGACGTGAGCGACGCCTCGCCGCTGCCCGACGATCTGACGCGCGAATCGCTCACGCTGCCCGCGCCGTCCGAGCCGGAAGTCGCCCGTCATTACACCCGGCTCTCGCAGATGAACTGGGCGATCGACTCGGGGCCGTATCCGCTCGGAAGCTGCACGATGAAGTACAACCCGAAGTTCACCGAGGACGTCGCGGCGGACCCGAACGCGGCAGTCCATCCAGACCGCTCCGGGCGGTCGGTTCAGGGCATCCTCGAACTCCAGTATCGGTTACAGGAGTTCCTCGGCGACATCGGGGGTATGGACGCGGTCACGCTCCAGCCGCCGGCGGGGGCGGCCGGCGAGCTGACGGGAATCCTCGTCGCGAAGGCGTACCACGAGCACCACGGTAACGACCGCTCGGAGGTTGTCATCCCGGCGTCGGCACACGGGACGAACTTCGCGACGGCCGCCACTGCGGGCTACGACGTCGTCGAGTTACCCTCCGGCGAGGACGGTCGCGTCGACGTCGAGGCGCTCGAAGCGGCCGTGGGCGACGACACCGCCGCGCTCATGCTCACGAACCCGAACACGGTCGGACTCTTCGAGCGCGACATCACGGAGATCGCGGACATCGTCCACGACGCCGGCGGACTCTTATACTACGACGGCGCGAACCTCAACGCGCTGCTCGGCCGCGGCCGCCCCGGCGACATGGGATTCGACGTGATGCACTACAACGTCCACAAGACGTTCGCGACGCCGCACGGCGGGGGCGGCCCGGGTGCGGGTCCCGTCGGCGTCGTCGACGAGCTGGCGGAGTTCCTCCCCACGCCCCGCGTCCGGAAGACCGAGGGGAACGGCGGTTACGAGCGGTTCGAGCCCGAAAACACGATCGGGAAGGTCCACGGGTTCGCGGGCAACTGGCTCGTCTTGATCAAGGCGTACGCGTACATCGCCCGCCTCGGTGACGAGGGGCTCGCGGACGCGGCCGCGAAGGCCGTGCTCAACGCGAACTACCTCGCGGAGCGGATCGACTTGGACGTGCCGTACGGCCCGTTCCATCACGAGTTCGCAGCGACCGCGGGCGACCGCGACGCCGCCGACGTGGCGAAGCGAATGTTAGACTTCGGCGTCCACCCGCCGACGACGAAGTGGCCGGAGATGGTTCCGGAGGCCATGCTGACGGAGCCGACCGAGATCGAGGGGAAATCGTCGCTCGATGACCTCGCAGAGGCGTTCAACTTAGCGTACGCCGACACCGACGAGGCACTCTCCACGTCGCCGAACCGCACCGCAGCGGGCCGGATCGACCAGGTCGGTGCCGCGCGGAGTCCGCGGCTCTCGTGGCAGGCGCTCGAAGAAGAGTAG